Proteins from one Mustela erminea isolate mMusErm1 chromosome 20, mMusErm1.Pri, whole genome shotgun sequence genomic window:
- the IL27 gene encoding interleukin-27 subunit alpha isoform X2, which yields MGQMAGDLGWRLGLLLLSLLLARAGVWGFPRPPGRSPLSLQELRKEFRVSLQLARKLLSEAESHLPGVRLDLLPLGGQLPNVSLTFQAWHSLSDPDRLCFLSKMLRPFHALLGGLGSQGGWTSSEKMQLWTMRLDLRDLQRHLRFQELAAGLKLPEEEDSEEQKGRLERAPGSPSQVSAQPSWARLLYTYQLLHSLELVLARAVRDLVLLSHVGHTAPALGGSASDSQP from the exons ATGGGCCAGATGGCAGGCGACCTTGGCTGGC ggctcggccttctgctgctctccttgctccTGGCTCGAGCTGGTGTCTGGGGATTCCCGAGACCGCCAGGGAGGTCCCCCCTGAGCCTGCAGGAGCTGCGGAAGGAGTTCAGGGTCAGCCTGCAGCTCGCCAGGAAGCTGCTGTCCGAG GCTGAATCCCACCTGCCAGGAGTGCGCCTGGACCTCCTGCCCCTGGGGGGTCAGCTCCCCAACGTCTCCCTGACCTTCCAGGCCTGGCACAGCCTCTCT GACCCAGACCGGCTCTGCTTCCTCTCCAAGATGCTTCGCCCTTTCCATGCCCTCTTGGGAGGCCTGGGGAGCCAGGGGGGCTGGACCAGCTCCGAGAAGATGCAGCTGTGGACCATGAGGCTGGATCTCCGGGATCTGCAGCGGCATCTACGCTTCCAG GAGCTGGCAGCAGGACTCAAGCTCCCCGAGGAGGAGGACagtgaggagcagaaggggaggctCGAACGGGCTCCCGGGAGTCCCTCGCAGGTGTCAGCGCAGCCGTCATGGGCCCGACTCCTCTACACCTACCAGCTGCTGCACTCCTTGGAGCTTGTCTTGGCTCGGGCCGTGAGGGACCTGGTCTTGCTCTCCCATGTCGGACACACAGCCCCAGCCTTGGGAGGCTCGGCGTCCGACTCCCAGCCCTGA
- the IL27 gene encoding interleukin-27 subunit alpha isoform X1 yields MGQMAGDLGWRLGLLLLSLLLARAGVWGFPRPPGRSPLSLQELRKEFRVSLQLARKLLSEVRTHAHRFAESHLPGVRLDLLPLGGQLPNVSLTFQAWHSLSDPDRLCFLSKMLRPFHALLGGLGSQGGWTSSEKMQLWTMRLDLRDLQRHLRFQELAAGLKLPEEEDSEEQKGRLERAPGSPSQVSAQPSWARLLYTYQLLHSLELVLARAVRDLVLLSHVGHTAPALGGSASDSQP; encoded by the exons ATGGGCCAGATGGCAGGCGACCTTGGCTGGC ggctcggccttctgctgctctccttgctccTGGCTCGAGCTGGTGTCTGGGGATTCCCGAGACCGCCAGGGAGGTCCCCCCTGAGCCTGCAGGAGCTGCGGAAGGAGTTCAGGGTCAGCCTGCAGCTCGCCAGGAAGCTGCTGTCCGAGGTTCGGACCCACGCCCACCGCTTT GCTGAATCCCACCTGCCAGGAGTGCGCCTGGACCTCCTGCCCCTGGGGGGTCAGCTCCCCAACGTCTCCCTGACCTTCCAGGCCTGGCACAGCCTCTCT GACCCAGACCGGCTCTGCTTCCTCTCCAAGATGCTTCGCCCTTTCCATGCCCTCTTGGGAGGCCTGGGGAGCCAGGGGGGCTGGACCAGCTCCGAGAAGATGCAGCTGTGGACCATGAGGCTGGATCTCCGGGATCTGCAGCGGCATCTACGCTTCCAG GAGCTGGCAGCAGGACTCAAGCTCCCCGAGGAGGAGGACagtgaggagcagaaggggaggctCGAACGGGCTCCCGGGAGTCCCTCGCAGGTGTCAGCGCAGCCGTCATGGGCCCGACTCCTCTACACCTACCAGCTGCTGCACTCCTTGGAGCTTGTCTTGGCTCGGGCCGTGAGGGACCTGGTCTTGCTCTCCCATGTCGGACACACAGCCCCAGCCTTGGGAGGCTCGGCGTCCGACTCCCAGCCCTGA
- the APOBR gene encoding apolipoprotein B receptor, whose product MDFLRLHLPGLHQALRGALDSLSSFVSYLMGDEVPTADRKEERAAEELGEVAAGRQGRPEQKEAQEALEGLGGSQSQEDGELRGPREAGRRQEGSSATEQTWAWEEGSSHGSQAERQDTGVQEAAKVARCQEPRAHLEARKESEAGSEAGGDNSSQAQESQGPSEQEVKREETLRTREQEEEAEEVRERKPEVARKAESEWTWHREPEGVEGADGQKVAGDSRKSLEPAKEATAEEIRGSAAKQARQEEELMVVLRGSEGTRAQEAQESGTECEARTASVREVDGTASAGKEGDLSGARMTEYGEVSGEEPSEGTGKTWAFGEASRGGQEEEADENREAEMSFSPKQTRVLGTESAEGPAKEQRAGAGAAEGQGSEGEVREGFEVPEAQGAKDAEGKQTSVIRTVPARLEEAAAAEKAKEEEKGCRASEAALPKDNLANEPEEDADLEVAPGASSPEKESSGERSDGEAQTGGEAQACSGAGRGDLEHEVTEGRAPELVAGPQTLAEQPEEELWETSALSEEETAGSPEEFPRTMGGLGGAEASERQRRDAERGDTQEGNADAEEGEVAGGWAPEEPGVGRESTFPDVPEAGGEGKKAQEIGAEEGETLGAESQGLGGRHGVDAGTGQSLGESDAGETKDEEAEAAVPWAADPTPGGHGRLEEATLSLQDSEDPGASSLAAEIARDDVALDGGAAGAEGGPAREAGEAWGSEGRQEVRGSVELMEVTRGGNRGRLGFGPEGSADEEVAGRGAQAEASEAREGEPRGERVEARGPAVEEGSCGTDGFTSGSQVLRAEGTVTTREAEGLPGGQTLSKEEAVGWPVTEQGQGSEGGCGEQRPEEEADRPLDVEDAEETEGRRAEAEEIVPEGLEDVPGPEDQSTSQEPAEAERGPHRETGATAGSAGGGARGLWSEALLPGALLDVSVPRSRVLLSRNSSLRRSRPSSRRTRGPERQEVPPSPPPEEELSAPEQRLLQAEEPPEPSPPKPEGTPLPARRRPLGHGFGLAHTGMMQELQARLGQPKPQ is encoded by the exons atGGATTTCCTCCGACTACATCTCCCTGGGCTGCATCAGGCCTTGCGGGGAGCGCTG GATTCCCTCAGCTCCTTTGTCTCCTACCTCATGGGAGATGAAGTCCCTACTGCagacaggaaggaggagagggcgGCCGAGGAACTGGGAGAGGTGGCTGCGGGAAGGCAAGGGAGACCTGAACAGAAGGAAGCCCAGGAGGCCCTGGAGGGCCTTGGAGGCAGCCAGAGCCAGGAGGATGGAGAGCTGAGAGGGCCCAGAGAAGCTGGAAGACGCCAGGAGGGAAGTTCAGCTACAGAACAGACCTGGGCTTGGGAAGAAGGCAGCTCCCACGGGtctcaggcagagaggcaagacaCCGGGGTCCAGGAGGCAGCCAAGGTTGCCAGGTGCCAGGAGCCAAGGGCCCACTTAGAGGCCAGAAAGGAGTCCGAGGCAGGGTCTGAGGCTGGTGGAGACAACAGCAGCCAAGCCCAGGAGAGTCAAGGGCCCAGTGAGCAGGAAGTGAAGAGAGAGGAGACACTAAGAACCCgggaacaggaggaggaggcggaaGAGGTCAGGGAAAGAAAACCAGAGGTGGCCAGGAAGGCGGAGTCAGAGTGGACCTGGCACAGGGAGCCTGAGGGGGTGGAAGGTGCCGATGGGCAGAAGGTAGCAGGGGACAGCAGGAAGTCTCTAGAACCGGCCAAGGAGGCAACTGCAGAGGAGATCCGGGGGTCTGCAGCCAAGCAggccaggcaggaagaagagctGATGGTGGTCCTAAGGGGTAGTGAAGGCACAAGGGCACAGGAAGCACAGGAGTCGGGGACAGAATGTGAGGCCAGGACAGCCTCGGTCAGGGAGGTGGACGGGACAGCCTCAGCTGGAAAGGAGGGTGACCTCTCCGGAGCCAGGATGACAGAATATGGGGAAGTCTCAGGAGAAGAGCCCTCAGAGGGCACCGGGAAGACCTGGGCCTTCGGGGAAGCCtccaggggagggcaggaggaggaggccgaTGAGAACAGAGAGGCTGAGATGAGCTTTTCCCCCAAACAGACCCGGGTCCTGGGGACTGAGAGCGCGGAAGGACCAGCtaaggagcagagagcaggggcgGGGGCTGCAGAAGGCCAGGGCTCAGAGGGGGAGGTAAGGGAAGGCTTTGAGGTCCCGGAAGCTCAGGGGGCGAAAGACGCTGAGGGGAAGCAAACCTCCGTGATCAGGACTGTTCCAGCCCGTctggaggaggcggcggcggcggaaaaggccaaagaggaggaaaagggttGCCGGGCCTCAGAGGCTGCGTTGCCCAAGGACAACCTGGCAAATGAGCCTGAAGAGGATGCTGACCTTGAAGTGGCCCCAGGGGCCAGCAGTCCTGAGAAGGAGTCCAGCGGGGAGAGGAGTGATGGGGAGGCTCAGACAGGCGGAGAAGCACAGGCGTGtagtggggcggggcggggcgaccTTGAGCATGAAGTCACGGAAGGCCGGGCACCTGAGCTGGTGGCAGGCCCCCAGACCCTGGCGGAGCAGCCCGAGGAAGAGCTCTGGGAAACTTCAGCCCTGAGCGAAGAGGAGACGGCAGGGAGCCCGGAGGAATTCCCCAGGACcatgggaggcctgggtggggcagaggcctcggagaggcagagaagggatgcAGAAAGAGGGGACACCCAGGAGGGAAACGCAGATGCAGAAGAGGGGGAGGTTGCAGGAGGCTGGGCACCGGAGGAGCCCGGGGTTGGCCGAGAGTCTACGTTCCCAGATGTCCcggaggcaggcggggaggggaagaaagcCCAAGAAataggagcagaggagggagagaccctcggagcagagagccaggggctgggtggaAGACACGGCGTAGACGCAGGGACAGGCCAGTCCCTGGGAGAGTCCGATGCCGGAGAAACCAAGGATGAGGAGGCGGAGGCCGCGGTGCCCTGGGCGGCAGACCCAACACCCGGTGGACACGGGAGGCTGGAGGAGGCCACGCTGAGCCTCCAGGACAGCGAGGACCCAGGGGCCAGTTCTTTGGCGGCCGAGATAGCAAGGGATGATGTAGCTCTGGACGGAGGGGCCGCGGGGGCGGAGGGAGGGCCGGCAAGAGAGGCTGGGGAAGCTTGGGGCTCCGAAGGGAGACAGGAGGTTCGGGGAAGCGTCGAGCTGATGGAGGTTACACGGGGAGGAAACCGAGGCCGGCTGGGATTTGGCCCAGAGGGCTCAGCGGACGAGGAGGTGGCTGGCAGAGGGGCCCAGGCAGAGGCTTCGGAGGCCAGAGAGGGCGAGCCCAGGGGAGAGCGGGTGGAAGCCAGGGGGCCTGCAGTGGAGGAAGGAAGCTGTGGGACAGACGGCTTTACCTCGGGCTCCCAGGTGCTGAGGGCAGAGGGCACCGTGACCACAAGGGAAGCCGAGGGGCTCCCGGGGGGACAGACGCTGTCGAAAGAAGAGGCTGTGGGATGGCCAGTGACGGAGCAGGGGCAAGGCAGTgagggggggtgtggggagcagcgACCCgaggaagaggcagacagacCCCTTGATGTGGAGGATGCTGAGGAGACTGAAGGCCGGAGAGCAGAGGCCGAGGAGATTGTTCCAGAAGGCCTGGAGGACGTCCCGGGCCCGGAGGACCAGTCAACAAGCCAGGAGCCTGCAGAGGCCGAGCGTGGGCCCCACAGGGAGACGGGGGCGACGGCAGGAAGCGCCGGAGGGGGTGCTCGCGGCCTCTGGAGTGAG gccctgctccctggggctctCCTGGACGTCTCCGTCCCCCGGAGCCGGGTCCTCCTGTCTCGCAACTCCTCGCTGCGCCGCTCCCGGCCCTCTTCCCGACGGACCCGCGGGCCTGAGCGGCAAGaggtgccccccagccccccaccagaGGAAGAGCTGTCAGCCCCGGAGCAGAGACTTCTCCAAGCAGAGGAGCCCCCAGAACCCAGCCCCCCAAAGCCTGAAGGGACCCCGCTGCCAGCCAGGAGAAGGCCCCTGGGACATGG GTTTGGCCTTGCACACACGGGTATGATGCAGGAATTGCAAGCCCGCCTGGGCCAGCCAAAGCCGCAGTGA
- the CLN3 gene encoding battenin isoform X1, with product MGGCAGSRRRLSDCEGEETAPEPRSPLLDRQGALWRNVMGFWLLGLCNNFSYVVMLSAAHDILSHQRASGNQSHVNPDPPLTPHNSSSRFDCNSVSTAAVLLADILPTLVIKLLAPLGLHLLPYSPRVLVSGICAAGSFLLVAFSHSVGTSLCGVVLASISSGLGEVTFLSLTAFYPRAVISWWSSGTGGAGLLGALSYLGLTQAGLSPQHTLLSMLGVPALLLASYFCLLTPPAPQDPGGEEEAETSARQPLIGSEAPESKPESRSNLSLPERWTVFKGLLPYIVPLVVVYFAEYFINQGLFELLFFRNTSLSHAQQYRWYQMLYQAGVFVSRSSLRCCHIRFTWVLALLQCLNLAFLLVDVWLSFLPSIYLVFLVVLYEGLLGGAAYVNTFHQIALETSDEHREFAMAAACISDTFGISLSGLLALPLHDFLCNLP from the exons ATGGGAGGCTGTGCGGGCTCGCGGCGGCGCCTCTCGGACTGCGAGG GGGAGGAGACGGCCCCGGAACCTCGGTCCCCTCTGTTGGACCGTCAGGGCGCCCTTTGGAGGAACGTGATGGGCTTCTG GCTCCTGGGCCTTTGTAACAACTTCTCCTACGTGGTGATGCTCAGCGCTGCGCATGACATCCTTAGCCACCAGAGGGCATCTGGGAACCAGAGCCAT GTGAACCCGgacccacccctcaccccccacaaTAGCTCCTCTCGATTTGACTGCAACTCCGTCTCCACGGCT GCAGTGCTCCTGGCAGATATCCTCCCCACCCTCGTCATCAAACTGCTGGCTCCCCTGGGTCTGCACCTGCTGCCCTACAG CCCCCGGGTTCTCGTCAGTGGGATTTGTGCTGCCGGAAGCTTCCTCCTGGTTGCGTTTTCTCATTCAGTGGGGACCAGCCTGTGCG GTGTGGTCTTGGCTAGTATCTCGTCCGGTCTGGGGGAGGTCACCTTCCTCTCGCTTACCGCCTTCTACCCCAG gGCTGTGATCTCCTGGTGGTCCTCAGGCACTGGGggagcagggctgctgggagccCTGTCCTATCTGGGCCTCACCCAGGCCGGCCTCTCCCCGCAGCACACCCTGCTGTCCATGCTGGGTGTCCCTGCTTTGCTGCTGGCCAG CTATTTCTGTTTGCTCACACCTCCTgcgccccaggaccctggaggggaagaggaggcagagaccTCTGCTCGGCAGCCTCTGATAGGCAGCGAGGCTCCGGAGTCAAAGCCAG AATCCAGGTCAAACCTCTCCCTTCCGGAAAGGTGGACGGTGTTCAAG GGCCTGCTGCCCTACATCGTCCCCCTGGTGGTGGTTTACTTCGCGGAGTATTTCATCAATCAGGGGCTG TTTGAGCTCCTGTTCTTCCGGAACACGTCCCTGAGTCACGCTCAGCAGTATCGCTG GTACCAGATGCTCTACCAGGCCGGCGTCTTTGTTTCCCGCTCCTCTCTCCGCTGCTGTCACATCCGCTTCACGTGGGTCCTGGCCCTGCTGCAG TGCCTCAACCTGGCCTTCCTGCTGGTGGACGTGTGGCTGAGCTTCCTGCCCAGCATCTACCTCGTCTTCCTGGTTGTTCTGTATGAGGGGCTTCTTGGAGGTGCCGCCTACGTGAACACCTTCCACCAGATTGCCCTGGAG ACGAGTGACGAGCACCGGGAATTTGCCATGGCGGCTGCCTGTATCTCTGACACTTTCGGAATCTCCCTGTCGGggctcctggccctgcccctgcacGACTTCCTTTGTAACCTGCCTTGA
- the CLN3 gene encoding battenin isoform X2 yields MLSAAHDILSHQRASGNQSHVNPDPPLTPHNSSSRFDCNSVSTAAVLLADILPTLVIKLLAPLGLHLLPYSPRVLVSGICAAGSFLLVAFSHSVGTSLCGVVLASISSGLGEVTFLSLTAFYPRAVISWWSSGTGGAGLLGALSYLGLTQAGLSPQHTLLSMLGVPALLLASYFCLLTPPAPQDPGGEEEAETSARQPLIGSEAPESKPESRSNLSLPERWTVFKGLLPYIVPLVVVYFAEYFINQGLFELLFFRNTSLSHAQQYRWYQMLYQAGVFVSRSSLRCCHIRFTWVLALLQCLNLAFLLVDVWLSFLPSIYLVFLVVLYEGLLGGAAYVNTFHQIALETSDEHREFAMAAACISDTFGISLSGLLALPLHDFLCNLP; encoded by the exons ATGCTCAGCGCTGCGCATGACATCCTTAGCCACCAGAGGGCATCTGGGAACCAGAGCCAT GTGAACCCGgacccacccctcaccccccacaaTAGCTCCTCTCGATTTGACTGCAACTCCGTCTCCACGGCT GCAGTGCTCCTGGCAGATATCCTCCCCACCCTCGTCATCAAACTGCTGGCTCCCCTGGGTCTGCACCTGCTGCCCTACAG CCCCCGGGTTCTCGTCAGTGGGATTTGTGCTGCCGGAAGCTTCCTCCTGGTTGCGTTTTCTCATTCAGTGGGGACCAGCCTGTGCG GTGTGGTCTTGGCTAGTATCTCGTCCGGTCTGGGGGAGGTCACCTTCCTCTCGCTTACCGCCTTCTACCCCAG gGCTGTGATCTCCTGGTGGTCCTCAGGCACTGGGggagcagggctgctgggagccCTGTCCTATCTGGGCCTCACCCAGGCCGGCCTCTCCCCGCAGCACACCCTGCTGTCCATGCTGGGTGTCCCTGCTTTGCTGCTGGCCAG CTATTTCTGTTTGCTCACACCTCCTgcgccccaggaccctggaggggaagaggaggcagagaccTCTGCTCGGCAGCCTCTGATAGGCAGCGAGGCTCCGGAGTCAAAGCCAG AATCCAGGTCAAACCTCTCCCTTCCGGAAAGGTGGACGGTGTTCAAG GGCCTGCTGCCCTACATCGTCCCCCTGGTGGTGGTTTACTTCGCGGAGTATTTCATCAATCAGGGGCTG TTTGAGCTCCTGTTCTTCCGGAACACGTCCCTGAGTCACGCTCAGCAGTATCGCTG GTACCAGATGCTCTACCAGGCCGGCGTCTTTGTTTCCCGCTCCTCTCTCCGCTGCTGTCACATCCGCTTCACGTGGGTCCTGGCCCTGCTGCAG TGCCTCAACCTGGCCTTCCTGCTGGTGGACGTGTGGCTGAGCTTCCTGCCCAGCATCTACCTCGTCTTCCTGGTTGTTCTGTATGAGGGGCTTCTTGGAGGTGCCGCCTACGTGAACACCTTCCACCAGATTGCCCTGGAG ACGAGTGACGAGCACCGGGAATTTGCCATGGCGGCTGCCTGTATCTCTGACACTTTCGGAATCTCCCTGTCGGggctcctggccctgcccctgcacGACTTCCTTTGTAACCTGCCTTGA